From Sphingopyxis sp. USTB-05, the proteins below share one genomic window:
- a CDS encoding nicotinate phosphoribosyltransferase: MKNLILATDSYKQSHFLQYPPEARVISAYVEARPNPFSEEIVFLGLQPLLVDYFSQPINAADIDEAEAICIAHGVPFNRAGWEAIVADHGGYLPLEIKALPEGAIVPAGVPLVQLENTDPRMPWLTTFIETAMLRAIWYPTTVATLSWKCKQVIRAGLEKTSDDVEGQLPFKLHDFGARGVSSAESAGLGGLAHLVNFQGTDTMEALVAARRYYGADMAGFSIPAAEHSTMTSWGRDREEDAYRNMLDRFEGEGRIVAVVSDSYDLDTAVTDIWGGSLREKVLGRAGTLVVRPDSGDPIETPLRTVKTLWEKFGGHVNGKGYRVLDPHVRVIQGDGMTVDSIGRLVQRMIEEGFAIDNIAFGMGGGMLQHVNRDTLRFAMKANAMLGSDGVWHDVFKMPSTDPGKASKAGRQAVVLKDGRMAAARLDSVAVGEDLLVPVWRNGELLVRHDFDAVRKRSEGR, encoded by the coding sequence ATGAAAAACCTGATCCTGGCGACCGACAGCTACAAGCAGAGCCACTTTCTGCAATATCCGCCCGAGGCGCGCGTAATCAGCGCCTATGTCGAGGCGCGGCCAAACCCCTTTTCCGAAGAGATTGTCTTTCTGGGTCTCCAGCCGCTGCTGGTCGACTATTTCAGCCAGCCGATCAACGCGGCGGATATCGACGAGGCCGAGGCGATCTGCATCGCGCACGGCGTTCCGTTCAACCGTGCGGGGTGGGAGGCGATCGTCGCCGATCATGGCGGTTATCTGCCGCTGGAGATCAAGGCGCTGCCCGAAGGCGCGATCGTGCCCGCGGGCGTGCCGCTGGTACAGCTCGAAAATACCGACCCGCGCATGCCCTGGCTGACGACCTTCATAGAGACGGCAATGCTGCGTGCGATCTGGTATCCGACGACGGTCGCGACGCTGAGCTGGAAGTGCAAACAGGTGATCCGCGCGGGGCTCGAAAAGACGTCCGACGATGTGGAGGGCCAGCTTCCCTTCAAGCTCCACGATTTCGGCGCGCGCGGGGTTTCTTCCGCCGAAAGTGCGGGTCTGGGTGGGCTCGCACATCTCGTCAATTTCCAGGGCACCGACACGATGGAGGCGCTGGTCGCGGCGCGGCGCTACTATGGCGCCGACATGGCGGGCTTTTCTATTCCCGCCGCCGAGCACAGTACAATGACGAGCTGGGGCCGCGACCGTGAAGAGGATGCCTATCGCAACATGCTCGACCGGTTCGAAGGCGAGGGACGCATCGTCGCGGTCGTCTCCGACAGCTATGATCTCGATACGGCGGTCACCGACATCTGGGGCGGCAGCTTGCGCGAGAAGGTGCTGGGGCGCGCGGGCACGCTGGTCGTACGGCCCGACAGCGGCGATCCGATCGAAACGCCGCTGCGCACGGTGAAAACGCTGTGGGAAAAGTTTGGCGGCCATGTGAACGGCAAGGGCTATCGCGTCCTCGATCCGCATGTCCGCGTGATCCAGGGCGACGGAATGACCGTCGACAGCATCGGCCGGCTTGTTCAGCGGATGATCGAGGAAGGTTTCGCGATCGACAATATCGCTTTCGGCATGGGCGGCGGGATGCTGCAGCACGTCAACCGCGACACGCTGCGCTTCGCGATGAAGGCGAATGCGATGCTGGGCAGCGACGGCGTGTGGCACGATGTCTTCAAGATGCCGAGTACCGATCCGGGCAAGGCGAGCAAGGCCGGACGGCAGGCCGTCGTGCTGAAGGACGGCCGGATGGCCGCAGCGCGGCTCGACAGCGTCGCGGTGGGCGAAGATCTGCTGGTGCCGGTATGGCGGAATGGCGAACTACTCGTCCGCCACGACTTCGACGCGGTGCGGAAGCGGTCCGAAGGCAGGTGA
- a CDS encoding DUF1153 domain-containing protein yields MGPLGPLTIDDLPSSATTYWVSRRKAEVLAAIDGGLLSLQDARERYRLSSEEIADWRRSLDRAGLPGLRVTKLKRYRSQTIG; encoded by the coding sequence ATGGGGCCGCTGGGGCCATTGACGATCGACGACTTGCCGTCGTCCGCCACGACCTATTGGGTCAGCCGCCGCAAGGCCGAAGTGCTGGCTGCGATCGATGGCGGATTGCTGAGTCTGCAGGACGCCCGCGAAAGATACCGGCTGAGCTCCGAGGAAATCGCCGACTGGCGGCGATCGCTCGATCGTGCCGGACTTCCCGGCCTTCGCGTCACCAAACTCAAACGGTATCGGAGCCAGACGATCGGTTGA
- the ahpF gene encoding alkyl hydroperoxide reductase subunit F, which produces MLDANTTAQLKTYLGNLRRPIELVASLDASPKSAEMRALVEEVAAQSDLVTARFDGDDARRPSFAIRADEGRAEAVFAGLPMGHEFTSLILALLHVGGHPPKEEAELLDAVRALEGDFVFETFFSLSCQNCPDVVQALNIMAALNPNIRHTAIDGALFQDEVERRKVMAVPAVFLNGEPFGQGRMDLAQIVAKLDTGAVARAAEKIAAKEPFDVLVVGGGPGGAAAAIYAARKGIRTGIVAERFGGQVLDTLGIENFISVQHTEGPKLAAQLEAHVKDYDVDVMNVQEAAELIPGGANGLHEVKLKSGASVKGKTVILSTGARWRQMGVPGEAEYRNKGVAYCPHCDGPLFKGKRVAVIGGGNSGVEAAIDLAGLVAHVTLIEFDGQLRADAVLQTKLRSLPNVTIITSALTTEVLGNGEKVVGLRYRDRNKDEEHLVELDGIFVQIGLIPNTEWLGSAVALSDRGEIEVDARGATSQPGIFAAGDVTTVPYKQIVIAMGEGSKAGLSAFDHLIRA; this is translated from the coding sequence ATGCTCGACGCCAACACGACCGCCCAGCTCAAAACCTATCTCGGCAACCTTCGCCGTCCGATCGAGTTGGTCGCGAGCCTCGATGCCTCGCCCAAATCGGCAGAGATGCGCGCGCTTGTCGAAGAGGTCGCGGCGCAGTCGGACCTCGTCACCGCGCGTTTCGATGGCGACGACGCGCGGAGGCCCTCCTTCGCGATCCGTGCCGATGAGGGCCGCGCCGAAGCCGTGTTCGCGGGACTGCCGATGGGGCATGAATTCACCTCGCTGATCCTCGCGCTGCTTCACGTCGGAGGTCACCCGCCGAAGGAAGAGGCCGAACTGCTTGACGCCGTGCGTGCGCTGGAAGGCGATTTCGTCTTCGAAACCTTCTTCTCGCTGTCATGCCAGAATTGCCCCGACGTCGTGCAGGCGCTCAACATCATGGCCGCGCTGAACCCGAACATCCGCCACACCGCGATCGACGGCGCGCTGTTTCAGGACGAGGTCGAGCGCCGCAAGGTCATGGCGGTTCCGGCGGTGTTCCTGAACGGCGAACCCTTCGGGCAAGGCCGCATGGACCTCGCACAGATCGTCGCCAAGCTCGACACCGGCGCCGTCGCGCGCGCCGCCGAGAAGATCGCCGCAAAGGAGCCGTTCGACGTGCTCGTCGTCGGCGGTGGGCCCGGCGGCGCCGCAGCCGCCATCTATGCCGCACGCAAAGGCATCCGCACCGGCATCGTCGCCGAACGCTTCGGCGGACAAGTGCTCGACACGCTGGGAATCGAGAATTTCATTTCGGTCCAGCACACCGAGGGTCCGAAGCTCGCCGCGCAACTGGAAGCACATGTGAAGGATTATGACGTCGACGTCATGAATGTTCAGGAAGCCGCAGAGTTGATCCCCGGCGGTGCGAACGGCCTGCACGAAGTGAAGCTGAAGAGCGGCGCGAGCGTGAAGGGCAAGACCGTGATCCTGTCGACCGGCGCGCGCTGGCGCCAGATGGGCGTCCCGGGCGAAGCCGAATATCGCAACAAGGGCGTGGCCTATTGCCCGCATTGCGACGGTCCGCTGTTCAAGGGTAAGCGCGTCGCGGTGATCGGCGGCGGAAATTCGGGTGTCGAGGCGGCGATCGATCTGGCCGGACTCGTCGCGCATGTGACGTTGATCGAGTTCGACGGCCAACTTCGCGCCGACGCGGTGCTCCAGACGAAGCTCCGCAGCCTGCCGAACGTCACGATCATTACGTCGGCGCTCACCACCGAGGTGCTCGGCAATGGCGAAAAGGTCGTCGGCCTGCGCTATCGCGACCGCAACAAGGATGAGGAGCACCTCGTCGAACTCGACGGCATCTTCGTCCAGATCGGCCTCATTCCGAACACCGAATGGCTGGGCAGCGCCGTGGCGCTCAGCGACCGTGGCGAGATCGAGGTCGACGCGCGCGGCGCGACGAGCCAGCCCGGCATCTTCGCCGCCGGCGACGTGACGACCGTGCCCTATAAGCAGATCGTCATAGCGATGGGCGAAGGATCGAAGGCCGGACTTTCGGCGTTCGACCACCTTATCCGGGCCTGA
- the ahpC gene encoding alkyl hydroperoxide reductase subunit C, whose amino-acid sequence MGIIGSSIKPFNATSYHQGKFVPVTDADTAGKWAVFFFYPADFTFVCPTELEDLADQYATLQGLGVEVYSVSTDTHFSHKAWHDSSPAIGKINYHMLGDQNHVLANNFGVLREDSGLADRATFVVDPDGVIQVMEITSEGVGRNAEELVRKIKAAVYVRANPGQVCPAKWEEGAETLAPSIELVGKI is encoded by the coding sequence TTGGGTATCATCGGAAGCTCGATCAAGCCGTTCAACGCCACTTCGTACCATCAGGGCAAGTTCGTCCCCGTGACGGACGCCGATACCGCGGGCAAGTGGGCGGTCTTCTTCTTCTATCCGGCCGACTTCACCTTCGTCTGCCCGACCGAGCTCGAAGACCTCGCCGACCAATATGCGACGCTTCAGGGCCTCGGCGTCGAAGTCTATTCGGTGTCGACCGACACCCATTTCAGCCACAAGGCATGGCACGACAGCTCGCCGGCAATCGGCAAGATCAACTATCACATGCTGGGCGACCAGAACCACGTTCTCGCCAATAATTTCGGCGTGCTGCGTGAAGATTCGGGCCTCGCCGACCGCGCGACCTTCGTCGTCGATCCCGACGGCGTGATCCAGGTGATGGAAATCACCAGCGAAGGCGTCGGCCGCAACGCCGAGGAACTCGTCCGCAAGATCAAGGCGGCGGTCTATGTCCGCGCCAACCCCGGCCAGGTCTGCCCGGCGAAGTGGGAAGAAGGCGCCGAAACGCTCGCTCCCTCGATCGAACTCGTCGGCAAGATCTAA
- a CDS encoding helix-turn-helix transcriptional regulator encodes MTNKLSIRISPEFTSFVGRGPCDAAFLPPDALIFGFGDIGEPAVSMLLPADVSGPADDHLVVLAISRAACDRLFALRPKADGRWYLPASLRGLGRAVVAVEGDSEVDDMLRSARSQELLCQLFAELAADRMVEVGGRTSLSELDITRVAAAHQLVNEKWQEKLTVGNVARRCGLSKAKLTRGFRELYQCSVAEAVSERRLQRARQLLAQSDLPISSIGYNCGYMSNASFTRAFARRFGMAPTKMRGREATA; translated from the coding sequence ATGACCAACAAGCTATCCATTCGCATTTCTCCGGAGTTTACGAGCTTCGTCGGCCGCGGCCCCTGCGATGCCGCGTTCCTGCCGCCGGACGCCCTCATCTTCGGCTTTGGCGACATTGGCGAGCCCGCGGTTTCGATGCTTCTACCCGCCGACGTCTCGGGACCCGCCGACGATCATCTGGTCGTGCTCGCGATCAGCCGCGCGGCGTGCGACCGCCTGTTCGCGCTCCGTCCCAAGGCGGATGGGCGCTGGTATCTTCCCGCCAGTCTTCGCGGTCTCGGCCGTGCGGTGGTCGCCGTCGAAGGCGATAGCGAAGTCGACGACATGTTGCGGAGCGCGCGCAGCCAGGAATTGCTCTGCCAGCTTTTCGCCGAACTTGCCGCCGACCGCATGGTCGAGGTGGGCGGCCGCACGTCGCTGAGCGAACTCGACATCACCCGCGTCGCGGCCGCGCATCAGTTGGTCAACGAAAAATGGCAGGAAAAGCTGACCGTCGGCAATGTCGCGCGGCGTTGTGGGCTCAGCAAGGCGAAGCTGACGCGGGGTTTTCGCGAACTTTACCAATGCAGCGTCGCCGAGGCGGTGAGCGAGCGGAGGCTGCAACGCGCGCGCCAGTTGCTCGCGCAGAGCGATCTTCCGATATCGAGCATCGGGTATAATTGCGGCTATATGAGCAACGCGAGCTTCACGCGCGCCTTTGCCCGCCGCTTCGGCATGGCGCCGACCAAGATGCGCGGGCGCGAAGCAACGGCCTGA
- a CDS encoding helix-turn-helix domain-containing protein, which produces MRKKIEGTQMPAMRQPIPTTGDRRTAVDGNPGVFLRELRIEKGWTLAEVSERTRIPVSTLSKIETGKMSLSYEKLLRLSQGLEIDITQLFAAATSVPAATHTATGRRSITPAGEGPSIKTATYNYTYPSADLLNKTLNPMIIDIKVRSIDDFGDLMRHSGEEYVLVLEGECEFHTDMYAPSRLKTGDSAYFDASMGHGYVAVGEGPCRILSVCSATDADLKSVLHPVETE; this is translated from the coding sequence ATGAGAAAAAAGATCGAAGGGACACAGATGCCGGCAATGCGCCAGCCCATTCCGACCACCGGCGATCGGCGGACCGCCGTCGACGGCAATCCGGGCGTATTCCTTCGCGAACTGCGGATCGAAAAGGGCTGGACGCTTGCCGAGGTGAGTGAACGCACGCGCATCCCGGTTTCAACTTTGTCAAAGATTGAAACCGGGAAGATGTCGCTCAGCTATGAAAAGCTGCTTCGTCTGAGCCAAGGTCTCGAAATCGATATCACGCAGCTTTTCGCCGCCGCGACGTCGGTCCCGGCCGCCACGCATACCGCCACCGGTCGACGCAGCATCACGCCCGCCGGAGAGGGGCCCTCGATCAAGACGGCGACGTACAACTATACTTATCCGTCGGCGGATCTGCTCAACAAGACGCTCAATCCGATGATCATCGACATCAAGGTGCGGTCGATCGACGATTTCGGAGATCTGATGCGCCACTCGGGTGAGGAATATGTCCTCGTGCTCGAAGGCGAATGCGAGTTTCACACCGACATGTACGCACCGTCGCGCCTGAAGACGGGTGATTCGGCCTATTTCGACGCGTCGATGGGGCATGGTTATGTCGCTGTGGGGGAGGGGCCGTGCCGTATCCTGTCGGTCTGTTCGGCAACCGATGCCGATCTGAAGTCGGTACTTCATCCGGTCGAAACCGAATGA